From a region of the Deinobacterium chartae genome:
- a CDS encoding N-acyl homoserine lactonase family protein translates to MSQSAVKRLYLMQVGSMPQYQIPIVCYLLQTEDGKNILIDSGLPEIIPEEASDFQNGQDVIEQLASIGLKPDDIHIVISTHYDLDHAGRHAAFTKAHYVVQRAHHAVAASNPRFAATRPQWDQPMERIRLVDGDTELLPGLELIETSGHVPGHQSVLVRLPQTGTILLPIDAVPFGEGFTRDAQDDGSPDAAAIRASTVKLLDLAEREQIGWVIFGHDEAQWAGLNKLPEYYE, encoded by the coding sequence ATGAGCCAGAGCGCCGTGAAGCGTCTTTACCTGATGCAGGTCGGGTCCATGCCACAATACCAAATTCCGATTGTTTGCTACCTGCTGCAGACCGAGGACGGCAAAAACATCCTGATTGACAGCGGCCTCCCGGAGATCATCCCCGAAGAAGCATCGGACTTTCAGAACGGCCAGGATGTGATCGAGCAGTTGGCAAGCATCGGCTTGAAACCGGACGACATTCACATCGTCATTTCGACGCATTACGATCTCGACCATGCCGGAAGACACGCGGCCTTCACGAAGGCGCACTATGTCGTCCAGAGGGCGCACCATGCGGTTGCGGCGAGCAACCCACGTTTTGCGGCCACCCGACCCCAATGGGATCAGCCGATGGAGCGCATCCGGCTGGTGGACGGGGACACGGAACTGCTGCCGGGGCTGGAGCTGATCGAGACGAGCGGGCATGTGCCGGGACATCAGTCGGTGCTGGTGCGGCTGCCCCAAACGGGGACGATTTTATTGCCGATTGACGCGGTACCCTTCGGCGAGGGCTTTACCCGTGACGCGCAGGACGACGGGAGCCCCGACGCCGCAGCGATTCGCGCCAGCACCGTGAAGCTGCTTGACCTGGCGGAACGGGAGCAGATCGGGTGGGTCATCTTCGGGCACGACGAGGCCCAGTGGGCAGGGCTGAACAAGCTGCCCGAGTATTACGAGTGA